The following coding sequences are from one Leguminivora glycinivorella isolate SPB_JAAS2020 chromosome 7, LegGlyc_1.1, whole genome shotgun sequence window:
- the LOC125227985 gene encoding E3 ubiquitin-protein ligase rififylin, with translation MIVRGRGSKMPCESCAVQFSVFRRKRACSECERYYCAGCLRRGGGAMCAPCRALSTRPLARPAIAHLKVRDLQCFLQRQNVSTRGCVEKEELVSLCVSHVNSAAYRRRAPRAEPFPSLKGITSNINNFINSTFDLRPPPRPQQQRPQPNTNGGGCYNAAHQHAQAPAPAQAPRRERFTPTPGGQERISVPVPPPTTPGAAEPAHVDTADCLEVEDLDDSGWEFVRRPADPLPNDSDVLLASPGALGGPGTPLRAASSLELRSPEPHHEPAREPDRASLQDEPLDLPPSSRRRSPPRRAPSPRRLSPPGTDSTPQTPTHLIPPKQDGNDSDSNTGSQSINLEDVKDVSALDVLSVRQLKELLVRNRVEIRGCIERQELLVRAQRLWQDHARYKDAYC, from the exons ATGATAGTGCGAGGACGCGGTAGTAAGATGCCGTGTGAGAGCTGTGCGGTGCAGTTCAGCGTGTTCCGCCGCAAGCGGGCATGCTCGGAGTGCGAGCGGTACTACTGCGCAGGCTGcctgcggcgcggcggcggcgcgatGTGCGCCCCTTGTCGGGCTCTCTCGACGCGCCCGCTGGCGCGACCAGCTATTGCTCATCTCAAGGTCCGAGACCTGCAGTGCTTCCTACAGCGCCAGAACGTGTCCACACGCGGCTGCGTCG aaaaagaagagtTAGTGTCTCTCTGCGTGTCTCACGTGAACAGCGCAGCGTACAGACGACGCGCGCCGCGCGCGGAGCCCTTCCCCTCGCTCAAGGGCATCACCAGCAACATCAACAACTTCATCAACTCCACCTTCGACCTCCGCCCGCCGCCCAGACCTCAGCAGCAGAGGCCGCAACCAAACACTAATGGAG GAGGATGCTACAACGCGGCGCATCAGCACGCGCAGGCCCCCGCGCCCGCGCAGGCGCCGCGGCGCGAGCGCTTCACTCCCACACCAG GCGGGCAGGAACGCATCTCCGTGCCGGTGCCGCCGCCGACGACGCCCGGCGCGGCCGAGCCCGCCCACGTGGACACGGCGGACTGCCTCGAGGTCGAGGACTTGGACGACTCGGGCTGGGAGTTCGTGCGGCGGCCTGCCGATCCGCTACCCAACG ATTCGGACGTGCTGCTGGCGTCCCCGGGCGCGCTCGGCGGCCCCGGCACGCCGCTGCGCGCCGCGTCGTCGCTCGAGCTGCGCTCTCCCGAGCCGCACCACGAGCCCGCGCGCGAGCCCGACCGCGCCTCCCTGCAGGACGAGCCCCTAGACCTTCCGCCTTCTTCTAGGAGACGCTCTCCTCCTAGGAGAGCGCCGTCTCCGAGAAGGCTGTCCCCTCCGGGAACAGATTCGACTCCGCAGACGCCGACGCACCTGATACCGCCGAAGCAAGACGGGAATGACTCCGACTCTAATACAG GTTCCCAGTCAATAAACCTCGAAGACGTGAAGGACGTGTCCGCACTGGACGTACTAAGCGTCCGCCAACTCAAGGAACTATTAGTACGGAACCGCGTCGAGATCCGCGGATGTATTGAGCGACAAGAACTATTAGTACGCGCACAGCGCCTGTGGCAGGACCACGCCAGATATAAAGACG cgtaTTGCTAA